A stretch of the Arthrobacter stackebrandtii genome encodes the following:
- a CDS encoding glycosyltransferase family 4 protein — MDARFTRMDHHDGISRYGASLMAAVAPYADVTMLIHDERQLALLPDLPWVKVNSPLSPMELFVARHVNRLDADLVFCPMQTMGSWGRKYPLVLTLHDLIYYEHPAPPGFLPAPVRLLWRLYHKAYWPQRVLLNRANVVATISNTTLSLMGKHRLTKRPVRIIGNAPQGERTPRDPSVAPEKSLAYMGSFMPYKNVETLIRGMAGLPDFTLHLLSRITPGRRAELEALVPDGAQVVFHNGVSDAEYDELLLRTTALVTLSKAEGYGLPLVEAMALGTPVVVADTDIFREVGGTAAHYVAADSPSGFSAAVQALAEPGQWAASSMASVAQAATFSWDSSARELLAIAEELRTQP, encoded by the coding sequence ATGGATGCCAGGTTCACCCGCATGGACCACCACGACGGCATCAGCCGCTACGGCGCAAGCCTCATGGCCGCCGTCGCACCTTATGCGGATGTGACAATGCTCATTCATGATGAACGCCAGCTGGCGCTGCTGCCGGACTTGCCTTGGGTGAAGGTCAACTCACCGCTGTCCCCCATGGAGCTGTTTGTGGCCCGGCACGTGAACAGGCTCGACGCCGACCTGGTGTTCTGCCCCATGCAGACCATGGGCAGCTGGGGGCGCAAGTATCCGCTGGTGCTGACCCTGCACGACCTCATCTACTACGAGCACCCGGCTCCCCCCGGCTTCCTTCCCGCGCCGGTGCGCCTGCTGTGGCGTCTCTACCACAAGGCGTACTGGCCGCAGCGGGTGCTGCTCAACCGTGCCAATGTGGTGGCGACCATCAGCAACACGACACTCTCGCTGATGGGCAAACACCGACTGACGAAGAGGCCCGTCCGCATCATCGGCAACGCTCCCCAGGGTGAACGGACGCCGCGGGACCCGTCGGTGGCGCCCGAGAAGTCGCTGGCCTACATGGGTTCGTTCATGCCGTACAAGAACGTGGAAACGCTCATCCGCGGCATGGCAGGGCTGCCCGACTTCACGCTGCACCTTCTCAGCCGCATCACCCCCGGGCGGCGCGCGGAGCTTGAAGCGCTGGTGCCCGACGGGGCGCAGGTGGTGTTCCACAACGGCGTGTCCGACGCGGAGTACGACGAGCTGCTGCTGCGCACCACTGCCCTGGTCACCTTGTCCAAGGCCGAGGGCTACGGGCTGCCGCTCGTTGAGGCCATGGCACTGGGCACCCCCGTGGTGGTGGCCGACACCGACATCTTCCGGGAAGTCGGCGGCACGGCAGCGCACTATGTGGCAGCCGATTCGCCGTCGGGCTTCTCCGCAGCGGTGCAGGCGCTGGCAGAGCCGGGCCAATGGGCTGCAAGCTCCATGGCATCCGTGGCCCAGGCGGCCACGTTCAGCTGGGATTCCTCCGCACGGGAGCTGCTGGCGATCGCGGAGGAGCTGCGCACCCAGCCATGA
- a CDS encoding alpha/beta fold hydrolase → MKFLPFKRSSTADGAPIAVDLADRATARTADCSGTRVHYWEYAPACDTPASRTIVMVHGFRGDHHGLERVVELLPEHRIIMPDLPGFGASPAFAPGTHGTGRHDVPGYGAFLASFLDTLGLGPDTVLLGHSFGSIVTSHFVAANPGRVFPLILVNPIASPALEGPKGVMTKLAVFYYWASARLPARLGNALLRSKLIVYVMSVTMAKTRDKALLAFIHGQHHAYFSGFANRDMLLEAFQASVSGTVREVAAKLALPTLLIAGSEDEIATLPNQHKLLGLLPDGELVVIDKVGHLIHYETPEPAAEAINNFLERHPAP, encoded by the coding sequence CTGAAGTTCCTGCCCTTCAAGCGAAGTTCGACGGCGGACGGCGCACCCATCGCCGTGGACCTGGCGGACCGGGCCACCGCTCGCACCGCGGACTGCTCCGGCACCCGGGTCCACTACTGGGAGTATGCCCCGGCCTGTGACACGCCAGCCAGCCGCACGATCGTCATGGTCCACGGCTTCCGCGGCGACCACCACGGCCTCGAGAGGGTGGTGGAGCTGCTCCCCGAACACCGCATCATCATGCCCGACCTCCCCGGCTTTGGCGCCTCCCCCGCGTTTGCCCCGGGCACCCACGGAACTGGCCGGCACGACGTTCCGGGCTATGGTGCCTTCCTCGCCAGCTTCCTGGACACACTGGGGCTCGGCCCGGACACAGTCCTGCTGGGCCACTCCTTCGGCTCCATCGTGACAAGCCACTTTGTTGCGGCCAACCCGGGGCGCGTCTTCCCGCTCATCCTGGTCAACCCCATCGCCTCCCCCGCCCTGGAGGGGCCCAAGGGCGTCATGACCAAGCTGGCGGTCTTCTACTACTGGGCCTCTGCCAGGCTGCCGGCCCGGCTGGGCAATGCGCTGCTGCGCAGCAAGCTGATTGTTTACGTCATGAGCGTGACCATGGCGAAGACGCGCGACAAGGCGCTGCTGGCCTTCATCCACGGACAGCACCACGCCTACTTCAGCGGCTTCGCCAACCGGGACATGCTGCTGGAGGCATTCCAGGCATCCGTCAGCGGAACCGTCCGGGAGGTCGCAGCCAAACTGGCGCTGCCCACCCTGCTCATTGCCGGGTCCGAGGACGAGATTGCAACCCTTCCCAACCAGCACAAGCTGCTTGGGCTGCTGCCCGACGGTGAACTCGTGGTCATCGACAAGGTGGGCCACCTGATCCACTACGAGACGCCGGAGCCCGCCGCCGAGGCCATCAACAACTTCCTGGAAAGGCACCCCGCCCCGTGA
- a CDS encoding aldo/keto reductase has protein sequence MQRSPKHTLNNGTAIDVLGYGVYKVPADDCAALVSTAIDAGYRTVDTASLYANEEGVGAAVRGAVAAGTPREELFVTSKVWNTEQGYDSTLAAFDASMEKLGLDYLDLYLIHWPAPARELYIPTYKALESLYRDGRVRAIGVSNFEPEHLHRLLDATDVVPAVNQVELHPWLAQVELRELHASLGIATQAWSPLARGAIFTDPVLASVAAAVGRSVAQVVLRWHVQSGHLVIPKASSATRIAENLDVFGFALSDAQMAEIDSLDRGQRSGSHPNEVN, from the coding sequence ATGCAACGCTCCCCCAAACACACACTGAACAACGGCACGGCCATCGATGTCCTCGGCTACGGCGTCTACAAGGTCCCCGCCGACGACTGCGCCGCACTGGTCTCCACGGCCATCGATGCCGGCTACCGCACGGTGGACACGGCCTCCCTCTACGCCAATGAGGAGGGCGTCGGTGCGGCGGTCCGCGGCGCGGTGGCTGCCGGCACGCCGCGGGAGGAGCTGTTTGTCACCTCCAAGGTGTGGAACACGGAACAGGGCTACGACTCCACCCTGGCCGCCTTTGACGCGAGCATGGAAAAGCTCGGCCTGGACTACCTGGACCTGTACCTCATCCACTGGCCCGCCCCGGCGCGCGAACTGTACATCCCCACGTACAAGGCCCTGGAGTCCCTGTACCGCGACGGCCGGGTGCGGGCCATCGGCGTAAGCAACTTCGAGCCCGAGCACCTGCACCGCCTGCTTGACGCCACCGACGTGGTGCCGGCCGTCAACCAGGTCGAGCTGCATCCGTGGCTGGCGCAGGTGGAACTGCGCGAGCTGCATGCCTCGCTGGGCATCGCCACCCAGGCGTGGAGCCCGCTGGCCCGCGGCGCCATTTTCACCGACCCGGTGCTTGCCTCCGTGGCCGCCGCAGTGGGCCGGTCCGTGGCCCAGGTGGTGCTGCGCTGGCATGTGCAGTCGGGCCACCTGGTCATTCCCAAGGCCAGCTCTGCGACCCGCATCGCCGAGAACCTGGACGTGTTTGGCTTTGCCCTCAGCGACGCCCAGATGGCCGAGATTGACTCCCTGGACCGCGGGCAGCGGTCCGGCTCGCACCCCAATGAGGTCAACTAG
- a CDS encoding sugar-binding transcriptional regulator: MPTKRIKQQDALRAAQMYYLQDQTMDAIARELRTSRSTVSRLLSMARETGLVQIQIKTPADRAPDLERVIRKRYKVEVHVVPVSDMLSEVEVLERVSMQAARTIGPLVDSNAVVGVAWGSTVSTVSRHLTRKTTHGTTIVQLNGAGNTQTSGITYASEIIRRFGTAYGAKVEQFPVPAFFDRAETKAMMWQERSVRRILDLQERMTIAIFGVGSMDADIPSHVYSGGYLDSTDLEALEASGVAGDVATVFFRSDGSDDGIVLNERTSGPSLDSLRRVRRRICVVSGSKKITGLRGALAAGLATDLILDETTARELVEQDSAATDPIFGFLHGLDGA, from the coding sequence ATGCCAACTAAGCGGATTAAGCAGCAGGATGCGCTGCGTGCTGCACAAATGTACTACTTGCAGGACCAAACCATGGATGCGATTGCACGGGAGTTGCGCACGTCCCGCTCAACTGTTTCCCGGCTCCTGTCCATGGCGCGCGAGACTGGCCTGGTGCAAATCCAGATCAAGACCCCGGCGGACCGCGCCCCCGACCTGGAACGGGTCATCCGCAAGCGCTACAAGGTGGAGGTCCATGTCGTGCCGGTCTCCGACATGCTCAGCGAGGTCGAGGTGCTGGAGCGGGTCAGCATGCAGGCAGCCCGGACCATCGGCCCCCTCGTGGACTCGAACGCCGTGGTGGGCGTCGCCTGGGGCTCCACAGTCAGCACGGTCAGCCGCCACCTCACCAGGAAGACCACGCACGGCACCACGATCGTCCAGCTCAACGGGGCCGGCAACACGCAGACCTCCGGCATCACCTACGCCTCGGAAATCATCCGCCGCTTCGGCACCGCCTACGGGGCGAAGGTGGAACAGTTCCCGGTCCCGGCCTTCTTTGACCGGGCCGAAACAAAGGCGATGATGTGGCAGGAGCGCAGCGTCCGCCGCATCCTGGACCTGCAGGAGCGCATGACGATCGCCATCTTCGGGGTGGGTTCCATGGATGCCGACATCCCCAGCCACGTCTACAGCGGCGGCTACCTTGACTCCACCGACCTCGAGGCGCTTGAGGCCAGCGGTGTCGCCGGGGACGTGGCCACCGTGTTTTTCCGCTCCGACGGCAGCGACGACGGCATTGTGCTCAACGAGCGCACCAGCGGGCCCAGCCTGGACAGCCTGCGGAGGGTCCGGCGCCGGATCTGCGTGGTGTCCGGCAGCAAGAAGATCACCGGGCTGCGAGGTGCCCTGGCCGCCGGGCTCGCCACGGACCTCATCCTGGACGAGACCACCGCCCGTGAACTGGTGGAGCAGGACAGCGCCGCCACGGACCCCATCTTCGGCTTCCTGCACGGCCTTGACGGCGCCTGA
- a CDS encoding glycerol-3-phosphate dehydrogenase/oxidase, whose product MGRGAQGATERDASEVVVGILGKADKNQDSTGVQPLARPQVEALKERPHAKVLIIGGGINGVGTFRDLALQGVDVALVERGDYCQGASGASSHMIHGGIRYLENGEFRLVKESVVERNGLLKIAPHYVKPLQTTIPIFSTFSGILSAPMRFLTHKQGKPQERGAFLIKAGLTMYDSFSRDGGTVPRHDFKGRKKALAEMPQLHPEIKYAATYYDASVHNPERLTLDVLQDGEKAGAAAPGVEQARATNYVALTAVTDDGVELTDQLTGETFTFTADVIVNTTGAWVDMTNADMGAATRFMGGTKGSHIVLDHPELLAACKGREIFFEHTDGRIVLIYPMGDRVLVGTTDIDADMTKDAVCTEAEIDYFFDLVGHVFPNILVTRDEIVYSFSGVRPLPRHDETAPGFVSRDYRIERADRTIGGKVVPVLSLVGGKWTTFRALAEHMANDVLAIVGTPRKTSTAKLPIGGGVNFPTSNAGIESWIASHTSESVDAARSGVLLTRYGTRAADVIEYLGRGKDTVFNSTSELSDREVAFMVENEQVGHLIDVMIRRTSLAFRGLVTSELLAETAEALAGPLGWNAARVADEIAQSKDVLARFHGVQVQSLIA is encoded by the coding sequence ATGGGAAGAGGCGCACAAGGCGCCACGGAACGTGACGCAAGTGAGGTCGTTGTGGGCATCTTAGGCAAGGCAGACAAAAACCAGGACTCAACCGGCGTGCAGCCACTGGCCCGCCCGCAGGTCGAAGCCCTCAAGGAACGCCCGCACGCCAAGGTCCTGATCATTGGCGGCGGCATCAACGGCGTCGGCACCTTCCGAGACCTGGCCCTTCAGGGCGTCGACGTGGCGCTCGTGGAGCGGGGCGACTACTGCCAGGGCGCCTCCGGGGCGTCCTCCCACATGATCCACGGCGGCATCCGCTACCTTGAAAACGGCGAGTTCCGCCTCGTCAAGGAGTCCGTGGTTGAGCGCAACGGCCTCCTGAAAATTGCGCCGCACTATGTCAAGCCGCTGCAGACCACCATCCCGATCTTCAGCACCTTCTCCGGCATCCTCAGCGCCCCCATGCGCTTCCTGACGCACAAGCAGGGCAAGCCCCAGGAGCGCGGGGCGTTCCTCATCAAGGCCGGCCTGACCATGTACGACTCCTTCTCCCGCGACGGCGGCACCGTTCCCCGCCATGACTTCAAGGGCCGCAAAAAAGCACTGGCCGAAATGCCGCAGCTGCACCCGGAGATCAAGTACGCGGCCACCTACTACGACGCCTCCGTCCACAACCCGGAACGCCTCACCCTGGACGTCCTGCAGGACGGGGAAAAGGCCGGCGCCGCCGCGCCCGGTGTCGAGCAGGCGCGCGCCACCAACTATGTTGCGCTGACGGCTGTCACGGACGACGGCGTTGAGCTCACCGACCAGCTCACCGGCGAGACCTTCACCTTCACGGCCGACGTCATCGTCAACACCACCGGCGCCTGGGTGGACATGACCAACGCGGACATGGGTGCGGCCACCCGCTTCATGGGCGGCACCAAGGGATCACACATCGTCCTGGACCACCCCGAACTGCTGGCCGCCTGCAAAGGCCGGGAGATCTTCTTCGAGCACACCGACGGGCGCATCGTGCTGATCTACCCCATGGGCGACCGTGTCCTGGTGGGCACCACGGACATCGACGCGGACATGACCAAGGACGCCGTGTGCACCGAGGCGGAGATCGACTACTTCTTCGATCTCGTGGGGCACGTCTTCCCCAACATCCTCGTGACCCGCGACGAGATCGTCTACAGCTTCTCCGGCGTCCGTCCGCTGCCCCGCCACGACGAGACCGCACCCGGCTTTGTCTCCCGCGACTACCGGATCGAACGCGCAGACCGCACCATCGGTGGCAAGGTTGTGCCCGTGCTGAGCCTGGTGGGCGGCAAGTGGACCACGTTCCGGGCCCTGGCCGAGCACATGGCCAACGACGTCCTGGCCATTGTGGGCACGCCCCGGAAGACATCCACGGCAAAGCTGCCCATCGGCGGCGGTGTAAACTTCCCGACCAGCAACGCCGGCATTGAGTCCTGGATCGCCTCCCACACGAGCGAGTCGGTGGACGCCGCACGCTCCGGCGTGCTCCTGACCCGCTACGGCACCCGTGCCGCGGACGTCATCGAGTACCTGGGCCGCGGCAAGGACACCGTCTTCAACTCAACCAGTGAGCTCAGCGACCGTGAGGTGGCCTTCATGGTGGAGAACGAGCAGGTCGGGCACCTGATCGACGTCATGATCCGCCGCACATCGCTCGCCTTCCGCGGCCTGGTCACGAGCGAACTGCTCGCCGAGACGGCGGAGGCGCTGGCAGGCCCGCTGGGCTGGAACGCGGCCCGCGTGGCTGACGAGATCGCCCAAAGCAAAGATGTTCTGGCCCGTTTCCACGGTGTCCAGGTCCAAAGCTTGATTGCCTAA
- a CDS encoding MIP/aquaporin family protein: MSLGIVFASEVMGTMMLTLLGCGVVANVALKGTKGNSGGFLLVNWGWGLAVMAGVFVAAKSGAHLNPAVTVGLLANGKAEYAPDVAVTFASTMTYFGAEMLGAFLGAVVCWLAYKEHFDGEPDAATKLGVFSTGPAIRNYGWNTVTEIIGTFVLVFVILMLGNGPAELGPLPVALLIVGIGASLGGPTGYAINPARDLGPRIAHALLPIKGKGSSDWSYAWVPVVGPLVGGALGGLAASWLPLVVG, from the coding sequence ATGTCTCTTGGCATAGTGTTCGCATCCGAGGTCATGGGCACCATGATGCTCACCCTTCTCGGTTGCGGCGTCGTTGCAAACGTCGCACTGAAGGGCACCAAAGGAAATTCCGGCGGCTTCCTGCTCGTCAACTGGGGCTGGGGCCTGGCCGTCATGGCCGGTGTCTTCGTCGCCGCCAAGTCGGGTGCACACCTCAACCCGGCCGTGACCGTGGGCCTGCTGGCCAACGGCAAGGCGGAGTACGCCCCGGACGTGGCCGTCACGTTTGCATCCACCATGACGTACTTCGGTGCGGAAATGCTCGGTGCATTCCTTGGCGCCGTCGTCTGCTGGCTGGCCTACAAGGAGCACTTCGACGGTGAGCCGGATGCGGCCACCAAGCTCGGCGTGTTCTCCACCGGCCCGGCCATCCGCAACTACGGCTGGAACACCGTAACGGAAATCATCGGCACCTTTGTCCTGGTGTTCGTGATCCTCATGCTGGGCAACGGACCGGCCGAACTTGGGCCGCTGCCCGTCGCCCTGCTGATCGTCGGCATCGGCGCATCCCTCGGTGGTCCCACCGGTTACGCCATCAACCCTGCCCGTGACCTCGGACCCCGCATCGCCCACGCACTCCTGCCCATCAAGGGCAAGGGTTCCAGCGACTGGAGCTACGCCTGGGTTCCCGTGGTGGGCCCCCTCGTCGGTGGCGCACTGGGCGGCCTTGCAGCCAGCTGGCTGCCGCTCGTGGTTGGCTGA
- the glpK gene encoding glycerol kinase GlpK, whose translation MSQYVIAIDQGTTSSRAIVFDHDGNIVSTGQLEHEQIFPKAGWVEHDAAEIWNNTREVIGTALAQANLTRHDIVGVGITNQRETAVVWDKNTGVPVYNAIVWQDTRTQDIVDQLAADGGVERFKAKVGLPLATYFSGTKIKWILDNVEGARERAEAGDLLFGNTDSWVTWNLTGGTDGGVHITDVTNASRTLFMDLETLQWDEEILGIFGVPLSMMPAIKSSSEVYGTVHGSQLLREVPVAGILGDQQAATFGQAAFGTGEAKNTYGTGCFLIFNTGEEIVHSKNGLLTTLGYKLGDAAPHYALEGSIAVTGSLIQWLRDNIGMIKSAPEVEELAAAVEDNGGVYIVPAFSGLFAPYWRADARGAIVGLTRFVNKNHIARAALEATAFQTREVLDAVNADSGVDLTELKVDGGMVANDALMQFQADILGVPVIRPKVTETTALGAAYAAGLAVGFWKDLGELSSNWSEDKRWEPQMDAAERDRQMRLWKKAVTKSMDWVDEDVK comes from the coding sequence ATGTCTCAGTACGTAATCGCCATCGACCAGGGCACCACCAGCAGCCGCGCCATCGTGTTTGACCACGACGGCAACATCGTCTCCACCGGCCAGCTGGAACACGAGCAGATCTTCCCCAAGGCTGGCTGGGTGGAGCACGACGCCGCCGAAATCTGGAACAACACCCGCGAGGTCATCGGCACGGCCCTGGCCCAGGCCAACCTGACCCGCCATGACATCGTGGGCGTGGGCATCACCAACCAGCGCGAAACCGCAGTCGTCTGGGACAAGAACACCGGCGTCCCGGTCTACAACGCGATCGTCTGGCAGGACACCCGCACCCAGGACATCGTGGACCAGCTTGCTGCCGACGGCGGCGTGGAACGGTTCAAGGCCAAGGTGGGCCTGCCGCTGGCCACCTACTTCTCCGGCACCAAGATCAAGTGGATCCTGGACAATGTCGAAGGAGCCCGTGAAAGGGCGGAGGCCGGGGACCTGCTCTTTGGCAACACCGACAGCTGGGTCACCTGGAACCTGACCGGCGGCACCGACGGCGGCGTGCACATCACCGACGTGACCAACGCCTCCCGCACCCTGTTCATGGACCTGGAAACCCTCCAGTGGGATGAGGAGATCCTGGGCATCTTCGGCGTGCCGCTGTCCATGATGCCCGCCATCAAGTCCTCCTCCGAGGTCTACGGCACCGTGCACGGCAGCCAGCTGCTGCGCGAGGTCCCGGTCGCCGGCATCCTCGGCGACCAGCAGGCGGCCACGTTCGGACAGGCCGCGTTCGGCACCGGCGAGGCCAAGAACACCTACGGCACCGGCTGCTTCCTGATCTTCAACACGGGAGAGGAAATCGTCCACTCGAAGAACGGCTTGCTCACCACGCTGGGCTACAAGCTCGGCGACGCCGCACCGCACTACGCACTGGAAGGCTCCATCGCCGTCACCGGCTCGCTGATCCAGTGGCTGCGCGACAACATCGGCATGATCAAGTCCGCCCCCGAGGTGGAGGAGCTCGCGGCAGCGGTCGAGGACAACGGCGGCGTGTACATCGTCCCCGCTTTCTCCGGCCTCTTCGCCCCGTACTGGCGTGCCGACGCCCGAGGCGCCATCGTCGGACTGACCCGCTTTGTGAACAAGAACCACATTGCCCGGGCCGCACTGGAGGCCACCGCCTTCCAGACCCGCGAGGTGCTTGACGCCGTCAACGCCGACTCCGGTGTCGACCTGACCGAGCTGAAGGTCGACGGCGGCATGGTCGCCAACGATGCGCTGATGCAGTTCCAGGCCGACATCCTCGGCGTCCCTGTCATCCGCCCGAAGGTCACCGAAACCACCGCCCTCGGCGCAGCCTACGCTGCCGGGTTGGCCGTCGGATTCTGGAAGGACCTGGGCGAACTCTCCAGCAACTGGTCAGAGGACAAGCGCTGGGAGCCGCAGATGGACGCCGCCGAGCGCGACCGCCAGATGCGCCTTTGGAAGAAGGCCGTCACCAAGTCCATGGACTGGGTTGACGAGGACGTCAAGTAA
- the leuS gene encoding leucine--tRNA ligase, giving the protein MSVQSQTEENSEEGVYSFASMEAKWPAVWDELNVFAPLDDGSKERRYVLDMFPYPSGDLHMGHAEAFAMGDVVSRYWRQLGFDVLHPIGWDSFGLPAENAAIKRNAHPSEWTYANIDTQAESFKRYAISVDWSRRLQTSDPEYYRWTQWLFKRFHERGLAYRKNSPVNWCPKDQTVLANEQVVNGACERCGTIVTKKSLNQWYFKITDYADRLLDDMDALKGHWPDRVLAMQKNWIGRSEGAHVTFVIEAAGEEKVQQELTVFTTRPDTLYGATFFVVAADAPLALDLVTAEHAEALSDYREQVKALSDIERQSTERPKTGVFTGRYAVNPLTGEKLPVWAADYVLADYGTGAIMAVPAHDQRDLDFAKAFGLPVRAVLDTGAEDPAVTGTATTGEGTLINSGELNGLSKSDAIPAAIEILEKLGTGEKFVNFRLRDWLLSRQRFWGTPIPIIHCPDCGEVPVPDDQLPVRLPDNLRGEALSPKGTSPLAAAEDWVNVACPKCGGAAKRDTDTMDTFVDSSWYFLRFVSPQFTEGPFDPAKVNDWMPVGQYVGGVEHAILHLLYARFFTKVIHDLGLLDATEPFSALLNQGQVLNGGKAMSKSLGNGVDLGEQLDRYGVDAVRLTMVFAGPPEDDVDWADVSPSGSAKFLARAWRLARDVASAPGTDAAGGDAALRSLTHHTVHDAKALLEGHKFNVVVAKLMELVNATRKVIDSGAGAADPAVREAAEAVAIVLSLFAPYTAEDMWETLGHPASVANAGFPAVDPALLVEASITAIVQIKGKVRARLEVAPDISEDDLRELALASEAVQKALDGAAIRTVIVRAPKLVNIVPA; this is encoded by the coding sequence GTGAGCGTGCAGTCCCAGACTGAAGAGAACAGCGAAGAGGGCGTCTACAGTTTCGCCTCCATGGAGGCCAAGTGGCCCGCCGTGTGGGATGAACTAAATGTCTTCGCACCGCTTGATGACGGATCCAAGGAACGCCGCTACGTCCTTGACATGTTCCCGTACCCCTCCGGCGACCTCCACATGGGCCACGCCGAGGCCTTCGCCATGGGCGACGTGGTCTCGCGCTACTGGCGCCAGCTGGGCTTTGACGTGCTGCACCCGATCGGCTGGGACTCCTTTGGCCTGCCCGCCGAGAACGCCGCCATCAAGCGCAACGCCCACCCCAGCGAGTGGACGTACGCCAACATCGACACGCAGGCGGAGTCGTTCAAGCGCTACGCCATTTCCGTGGACTGGTCCCGCCGCCTGCAGACCTCCGACCCCGAGTACTACAGGTGGACGCAGTGGCTGTTCAAGCGCTTCCACGAGCGCGGACTGGCCTACCGCAAGAACTCACCCGTCAACTGGTGCCCCAAGGACCAGACCGTGCTCGCCAACGAACAGGTCGTCAACGGCGCCTGCGAACGCTGCGGCACCATCGTCACCAAGAAGTCCCTGAACCAGTGGTACTTCAAGATCACCGACTACGCCGACCGCCTGCTCGATGACATGGACGCGTTGAAGGGCCACTGGCCGGACCGCGTGCTGGCCATGCAGAAGAACTGGATCGGCCGCTCCGAGGGCGCCCATGTGACCTTCGTGATTGAGGCCGCCGGGGAGGAGAAGGTCCAGCAGGAGCTGACCGTCTTCACCACCCGCCCCGACACCCTCTACGGTGCAACGTTCTTCGTTGTCGCCGCCGATGCGCCGCTGGCACTGGACCTGGTCACGGCCGAGCACGCTGAGGCCCTCAGCGACTACCGCGAGCAGGTCAAGGCACTGAGCGACATCGAGCGCCAGTCCACCGAACGCCCCAAGACCGGCGTGTTCACGGGCCGCTACGCGGTCAACCCGCTGACCGGGGAGAAGCTGCCGGTGTGGGCCGCCGACTACGTCCTGGCCGACTACGGCACCGGCGCCATCATGGCCGTCCCCGCCCACGACCAGCGCGACCTCGACTTCGCCAAGGCCTTCGGCCTGCCCGTCCGGGCCGTCCTGGACACCGGCGCCGAGGACCCCGCCGTGACCGGCACCGCCACCACCGGCGAGGGCACCCTGATCAACTCCGGCGAACTCAACGGACTGTCCAAGTCCGATGCCATCCCGGCCGCCATTGAGATTTTGGAGAAGCTGGGCACGGGCGAGAAGTTCGTGAACTTCCGCCTGCGCGACTGGCTGCTCTCCCGCCAGCGCTTCTGGGGCACACCCATCCCCATCATCCACTGCCCCGACTGCGGCGAGGTCCCGGTGCCGGACGACCAGCTGCCCGTGCGCCTGCCGGACAACCTGCGCGGCGAGGCACTGTCCCCGAAGGGCACCTCCCCGCTGGCCGCGGCCGAGGATTGGGTCAACGTCGCCTGCCCCAAGTGCGGCGGCGCCGCCAAGCGCGACACCGACACCATGGACACCTTCGTGGACTCCTCCTGGTACTTCCTGCGCTTCGTCTCCCCGCAGTTCACGGAAGGCCCCTTCGATCCGGCCAAGGTCAACGACTGGATGCCCGTGGGCCAGTACGTGGGCGGCGTGGAGCACGCAATCCTCCACCTGCTCTACGCACGCTTCTTCACCAAGGTCATCCACGACCTCGGCCTGCTGGACGCCACCGAGCCCTTCAGCGCCCTGCTGAACCAGGGCCAGGTGCTCAACGGCGGCAAGGCCATGAGCAAGTCCCTCGGCAACGGTGTCGACCTGGGCGAGCAGCTGGACCGCTACGGGGTCGACGCCGTCCGCCTCACCATGGTCTTTGCCGGACCCCCGGAGGACGACGTCGACTGGGCGGATGTTTCGCCGTCGGGCTCCGCGAAGTTCCTGGCCCGCGCCTGGCGCCTGGCCCGCGACGTTGCCAGCGCCCCGGGGACGGACGCAGCCGGCGGCGATGCTGCCCTGCGGTCGCTGACCCACCACACCGTGCATGACGCCAAGGCCCTCCTGGAAGGCCACAAGTTCAATGTGGTCGTTGCCAAGCTCATGGAGCTGGTCAATGCCACGCGCAAGGTCATCGACTCCGGAGCCGGAGCAGCCGACCCCGCCGTGCGCGAGGCCGCCGAAGCCGTTGCCATCGTGTTGAGCCTGTTTGCCCCGTACACGGCCGAAGACATGTGGGAGACCTTGGGCCATCCGGCATCGGTTGCCAACGCGGGCTTCCCCGCCGTCGATCCGGCCCTCCTGGTGGAGGCGAGCATCACGGCGATCGTCCAGATCAAGGGCAAGGTCCGTGCCCGCCTGGAAGTCGCCCCGGACATTTCCGAGGACGATCTCCGCGAGCTGGCCCTGGCCTCGGAGGCCGTGCAAAAGGCGCTCGACGGCGCCGCCATCCGCACCGTGATCGTCCGTGCGCCTAAGCTGGTCAATATCGTTCCTGCCTAG